The DNA sequence TGACAACCAAGAACTTCCAGGGCTCTCGGCGGACCCACTCCCCATTCAGGCACTGTGGAGAGGCCATCAGCCCATCTGAGCTGGCCATACTGGACTGTCTGACGGAGGGGGGCAAGGCACTCACCCTGAAGGTGCTGTGTgttgtttactgtgtgtgtgtttgtgtgggtgtgtgtcaaaTTCTACAAGTCTGTTCTTTGCCAATTATTTATGTATCCTTTTCTTATTATTTTATCATTTATTCCTTATGTATTGAAAACCTTTGTTCTCAGACTCTTTGCAGCATtattgagagagacagaaacacagcCATCCCTTGTTCGAACTAACATTAAAAGGAAATGAAATTTAGCATAACAGAAAGTAGAAGAGGAATATGTGAGCTAGAGCTTCTCTTTTTCTCTGAACCTTGACTGAGGGatttactgtgtgttttctcaggCCCACTTCATTGCCCTGCTTCCTGATCTGACTCCTCTGGCCCAGAGCCTgctctacctcaacctgtcctTCAATGACTTCACTATCTTCCCAGTGGAGGTGAGATGCTTTATGAACTGAGGCAAACGATGAGCATGTCTTACCAATATAATGGGGTTATTTTAGAGCAGTGATCATCAACTAGATATTTGACTAAAacgaataatttcaaaccttgcttacgttTGGATACGGtcacatacagtatatctctctattatgtgtgggaatactttggaacagatttcctaaattaaaatcaccccccaaaaaaatgctcAGAAAAGTTGGGGGCtaaataaaatcacctgcggcccAAATTAGGCACgctggccgccagttggggaaccctgtttTAGAGCCTATTTATCTGAAAAGGGAGTTCTGAAAGCATGTTGCAAAATGTCACTGCAATTCCATGGCATGACAACTTCCAAatatctcttcccctctctctctctctaaacaggTGTATGAGCTCACACAGTTGGAGGTGCTGAAGATGAGAGACAACCCCATAGAGGAGATTCCTACCGGCATCCACAGACTCACCAGGCTCAAAACCTTTGTCATCTCCTTCTGCAAGATCACCTCCCTGCCGCCGGAGTAAGCCACAAGGGGGCGCTACAGTGTTGGGAACCTGTTATACACAGTGTTATAAACTGACCCTGCTGTTAGAAGTCTCTGTCGGTGTCCCAGATCTGAGTCCTGTGCTGTTGGTCCTACCTACAGGCTGTACCAGCTGCCCACCCTGCAGTTTCTAGATGTATCCTACAACCTCCTCTCATCCCTAACTAATGAAATCAGAAAACTCAGGTACAGTCCAGAGTAGGCAGTAAGCCTGCAAAGACCATGATATGGAGCTTTTTCCAAGGTCTTACATTGTATGGGGGTAACTCACCCGCCACCACCACCTTTGTATAGTACCCACCTTGTGTTATTGTTTAAATGTAACAGAACACCTCTGTCTGCAGGACTCTGGAGTACCTGAATGTGGAGGGGAACCAGCTGCCTGGTCTGCCCTGTGGGGCCCTGCGCCTCTCCCTCACCCAGCTCAGGATCTCCAACAACTACATGCACCCCTACTTCTGGAAGAGCTGCAGCCAAAACTCCCCCCAGGAGCTGCAACACTCAGCCACTATGacactctctctcacagacacctGTCTGCGCTATGCCAGCCTACCCCCTGAGGCACAGATGGCCCTTAGCAGGTAGCCTATTTACACAACCCTGATCAGATTCAACTAAATAGAAACACAGTATAAAAGATAAActccatgttttgttttttttaggTAAAAGAGTTGACTGTTTCAttgatagtgtgtgtgtttttatgtgtccccagggtgggtgtgtgtgactgctgtaggGGTCCTATGTACGGACCTGGACTCAAGGTGATCCGGCCCTGCTACAACATCTTCGGACTACACAGGGTGCCCTTCATCTTCAATGCCTGCACCCCAGCATGCCACTGGAACTTCAAGAACCAGACCAAGAGTCTATCCAGTGTTCTGTATGGAGAAGACACAACTCACAATAGTGAACAAGTAACAAGACTATGAAGGAACCAATACTGAGGCTACTGTATCTTGGCCTGAATAGCCAAAGACCTCTGGACATCTATCTCATCAGGACTACTAATCTTGTGCCAAATTGTAACCTTACCATTACTGATGTAACTGTCTTTATATAGCCTTGAGTAGTTGTCTGCAAAACATGTATTTTGCATAGCAAGTGCATGTGAATACTCCCATAATTATGGCACTTTTAATGTCTACATTTTCCATTGAcctcaaataaaaataaagtatttctgaATACTAGTTGTGTTCAACTATTTCAGTCATCAAGTAGTGTGTATCGCTTTAAGTCTGACTTCTTatgtaaacaaacaaaatatgGACCGTGCACCTCAACAGACAGCTTGACAAATTGAGGTTTGAAGGAGTGAGACGATTTTTGTAACTTTTTTTTTATTAGTAGTGTAATGgcttaaaaaaaacatttgtccaggtggtggcggcaatacaacaTCAGTTGTGGTACCCTATAAAaccattcattgaatcagatggctcattcatcacaaaacccactgataatgccaactactttaatacttttttcattggcaagattagcaaacataggcatgacatgccagcaacaaacgctgacactacacatccaacgatatgaccaaattatgaaagacaagcattgtaattttgaattccgtaaagtgagtgtggaagaggtgaaataatgattgttgtctatcaacaatgacaagccaccggggtctgacaacttgtatggaaaattactgaggataattgCGGACGATATTGCccctcctatttgccatatcttcaatttaagcctactagaaagtgtgtgccctcaggcctggagggaagcaaaagtaattcccctacctaagaatagtaaagccccctttactggctcaaatagccaaccaatcagcctgttaccaacccttagtaaactttttgaaagaattgtgtttgaccagatacaatgctattttacagtaaacaaattgacaacagactttcagcacgcttatagggaaggatattcaacaagcacagcacttacacaaatgactgatgattggctgagagaaattgatgataaaaagattgtgggggttgttttgttagacttcagtgcggcttttgacattatcgatcatagtctgctgctggaaaaacgtatgtgttatggctttacaccccctgctatattgtggataaagagttacctgtctaacagaacacagagggtgttctttaatggaagccaatccaacataatccaggtagaatcaggaacaactcagggcagctgtctaggccccttacttttttcaatctttactaacaacatgccactggctttgagtaaagccagtgtgtctatgtatgcggatgacacaacactatacacatcagctactgcAGCGAcagaaatgactgcaacacttaacaaagagctgcagttagtttcagaatgggtggcaaggaataagttagtcctaatatttcaaaaactaaaagcattgtattttggACAAagcattcactaaaccctaaatctcaactaaatcttgtaaagaataatgtggaaatttagcaagttgaggtgactaaactgcttggagtaaccctggattgtaaattgtcatggtcaaaacatattgatacaacagtagctaagatggggagaagtctgtccataataaagtgttgttctaccttcttaacagcactatcaacaaggcaggtcctacaggccctagttttgtcgcacctggactactgttcagttgtgtggtcaggtgccacaaagagggacttaggaaaattgcaattggctcagaacaggacaGCAAGGCTGGCCCTTATatatacacagagagctaacagtaaaaatatgcatgtaaatctcttctggttcaaagtggaggagagattgatttcatcactacttgtatttgggagaggtattgacatgttgaatgcaccgagctgtctgtttgaactactggcacacagctcagacacccatgcataccccacaagacatgccaccagaggtctcttcacagtccccaagtccagaacagactatggaaggcgcacagtactacatagagccatgactacatggaactctattccacatcatgtaattcatgcaagcagtaaaattagatttaaaaaaacagatacaaatacaccttatggaacagcggggactgtgaagcaacacaaacataggcacagacacatgcatccAAACACTATAACAttcgcactatacacacacatacacatggattttgtgttgtagatatgtggtagtagagtagtggcttgagggcacacacttaatgtgttgtgaaatctgttgtgaatgtatggTAATGTtcttaaaattgtataactgccttaattttgctggaccccaggaagagtagctgctgccttgctgCCCTCTAACGTACAGtatgtttgcggaccgccataatACCAGAGAAGAAGATGAGAAGCAGACAGCTAGAGGAAGAGTCGAACATCTTTGGTCTATCACTAACGTTAGTTACCACAGCCGCAAAGTCGAAatgggctatatcgtaaaaagtaatgaaaacaaacatttgctttttggtcttaatttaagcttagtagtgtggttaaggttagtgttcggtttaaaatcacattttaagaagataaattgtagaaacatTTTAGAAGTTTATGCGGTGGCTGAAACTACATATTTTTGAGACAGCTCTGCAAGCACTTCCGGTGTCAAAGTTTGTGTTGTCAAGATGGCTGGCCATGATCATCATCATGACTATCTGTCTCTGTGCTTATGCGACTTAATCAGGTAATAATAATTGAATAAATGTTGCTTTGTTTCTGATACTTGTCGTAGTAAATGTAGCTCATAGTTACCTAACGTTACAGTCCTCGCCAACAGAAATGGGATATGAATAAAGAATGAACAAGTGACCGTCaaagctacctaacgttagttagtagccatatctatgaaGAAGAGAATACATTTTACAATCGGAGTAATTTGTATAGACAAAACATTGTCGAAAACTAGTTAAATTCCTAGTTGGCTAACTACTCagaatcagtcagtcagccagccaccaTGGTGTTATAGTTAGTAGTATAACGTTAATTATTTGTGTCTTCTAAACAGATTACTATGGTCCATGGTGCTGCCATGCGTGTATCTGAGCTTGGTGCTGACGCTGCTCCTGTTTTTACTCGTCATGGGGGTCCGAATATGGCTGCAGAGGAGTCGGAAAGCCCGCCTGGCTCAGGATAGCACCCCAACTGTGGCCTTCTTCCACCCTTACTGCAATGCAGGAGGGGGCGGGGAGCGGGTGCTCTGGTGTGCCCTCAGAGCGCTTCAGAATCGGTAGGTTTACGCAGTCTGAGCCTATAGTTAGATGTCAATGCATTTGTGGAGTGCTCATGAGCTTCATAACCTACATTTTCCATTCCTTCATCTCTTGATATGTTGAGTTATGTCTCTTCTGTGTCTTCCCTCCCGTAGATACCCAAACGTTTCATTCGTTGTGTATACCGGTGACCAAGGGGTGACAGGGGAGCAGATCCTCGAGGGCGCCCGACAACGCTTCAACATCAGGCTGCCTCATCAAGTGACTTTCATATTCCTGAAGAACCGTCTCCTGGTGGAGGCTAGCTCCTACCCCCACTTCACCCTGCTGGGGCAGAGCATGGGCTCCATGTTCCTGGGCTGGGAGGCCCTCACTGCCTTCGTACCAGACCTCTATATGGACTCCATGGGCTATGCCTTCACTCTGCCTATCTTCCGCTACCTGGGGGGCTGCAGGGTGGGCAGCTATGTGCACTACCCCACCGTCAGTACTGACATGCTGTctatggtgagagagagaaacccaAGGTCAGAACTGTTTATTTTAATTATATAAAGCATATTGATATGGTTATTTATTGTGACACAGAAGATAATGTATTCTTTAATAGTTTGGTTGATGTGTTTTCGTTATTCCTCTGCAGTATTTGTAATCATACACTCCCCCCTACAATCCCAACAGGTTCAACAATGCAGACTACGTCTCTGCTAACCCTCTCCTAAGTACAGCCAAGGTGATGTACTACTGTGCCTTCGCTCTGATCTACGGCCTAGCTGGCTCCTGCAGCGACGTCGTCATGGTCAACTCTACCTGGACACTGGGCCACATCCTGGCCCTGTGGCGCACCCCCAGCCGCACCGGCGTGGTCTACCCGCCCTGTGACGTCCGCTCCTTCCTCAACATCCCATTGGAGGATGAGGTGGAAGGGGAGGGGCTCGATGACAGGAAGTGCCATTCGATAGTGTCCGTGGGGCAGTTCCGACCAGAGAAAGACCACCAGCTGCAGATTAGGGCCTTCCGGAAGCTTCTGGACAGGAAAGGGGTGGGTCCAGGAGGGCGGGAGTCTCTGAGGCTGGTGTTGATTGGTGGCTGCCGTAACCAGGAGGATGATGATAGAGTGCTGATGCTGAGGGGGTTGTGCCAGGAGCTGGGTGTGACAGAAAGGGTGGAGTTTAAACTTAACGTTCCCTTTGACGAGCTAAAGAGGGAGCTGGTGGACGCCACCATTGGTCTGCACACCATGTGGAATGAGCATTTTGGCATAGGTATTCATTTTATCTCTACCATCTTATTATCTTCTGTGTTGTACATTCCAAACTCATTCATCTGATCCCTGTTCCtactctctgcctcctctctctcctgtctcaggTGTGGTAGAATGTATGGCTGCAGGGACAGTCATCCTGGCTCACAAGTCCGGTGGCCCCAAGCTAGACATTGTGGTTCCTTATGAGGGCGGGCAGACTGGCTTCCTGGCAGACAGCGAGGACAGCTACGCCGCTGCCATGGAGACCATCCTGGCACTGTCACCGTCAGCAAGGCTGGAGATCCGGCGGAATGCTCGACGGTCTGTAGACCGTTTCTCCGACCAGGAGTTTGACGCCAGCTTCCTGTCTTCCATGGAATATCTGATGGGAAAGCTGGAATGATGAGAGGGAAAACCAGCCCCTCGCAGACTGAAACCCTTCACCTCTGCTGCACTCACAGGCCTGATTGGCTGGGAAACTGATGGTCTATTGGAACTTTGCTGGCTTTATTAATAGGAATACGTAAGGATGCTTGTCTAACCTGCTCTGTCTTGCTAGAGTTACAGTGAAGTGACTTGTTGGACATTCTATTTATATGTTTACACTCAAAAAGGACTTGGCTCTATATTGGACTATGGCTCAGAATTGTAGATATTATACAAACAATGCTTTATTTTGGAAAAAGGAAATGTATTGTTAATTTATGTCTGATGAATCTTAAATGTATATAATTTTTATTTACTTTTGAATGTTCCTCCATGCAACAACAATACCGAAACATTTTCAACTCCCAAATAATTAACATCTTGTCAATGCTTGCTTACGTTATACTGGCGACCTGTGGCAAGAATAGTTAGCacttggtcaaaactttaacctgtagtttagaaaaatgtaagaCGGTGTCTGTACTTAAAGCCAAGAAAATAATATATGCAAGTCAGTTGATGCAAATTATGATAAGGATAGGGCACTCAAAACCTGCTTTGTCTTTCATAGAAAAGCATCCATTTACTAGGTCAAGGTCTTGTCATGGTCCCACTTAATTCTCACAGTAAAGAATAACATGAACACTATATTTCCTGCTTTTGCTTATTGTCCTCAGTCTTTTGTCTGGGCCTGGTCCTCATCTGCAGCCTGGGCCTCGCCAGGTTTCTTTGTCTGAGTATCACACCCTGCAGCTTGAGTCTGAGAGTTGTTACCCTCTGTGGAAGTTTCCAGTGTTTTCACCTGTAGGCTCTACCACTGGGTGTATTTGCTGGAGGGCTCCAGGTTCCTGACTATCTAACTCCGTTTCCCCACTACCCCATATGTTACTACAACCTCTCCTACCTATTTCGCACTCGCTCCATCCTCCATTATAAATAAGTGAATCATCGACTCTGCCACCTCCTCTCTCAGCTCATCTTCAGACTCCTCAAAGTTCTGGAGGAAGGAGATATTTAAAGGAAGCAAATGTTATTGGGGGATAAATTGACTGAGGACATAATCTCTGTTTTGTAAAGGTAAAGCGTCACACTCGCATGTTGTCATCATCCGACCTGGGCTCCAGGCGTTCCTTGTCCACTTCCACATCTGATTTTCCTTCCCCCTCTATCTTCTACTCCCCCTTTCTCAGTCAAGGGTTCTAAGAGGGAGAAAAGAAAGCAGGGAAGCAAGATAATTGATTCACTGTCCTGACCTTTCATGGCTCATATAGGTATTTCATATTTAATAAAGACTGCACAGAAGGATGTCTTTGTGAATGTCCCTGTAGTGGGGTAGAGAGTTGTCTGACATGGGATTAGGGAGTCAAGGGTGGTAGTTAGCGCAGCCTGGC is a window from the Coregonus clupeaformis isolate EN_2021a chromosome 23, ASM2061545v1, whole genome shotgun sequence genome containing:
- the LOC121536147 gene encoding leucine-rich repeat-containing protein 63-like, whose amino-acid sequence is MSSEHARLLLRRPLPPKKIPPIVKPLPSPILSGTIIDSLPSTARRDLKDSASERSESSCHVLPLWDYDPAAFRAAPTPLTSVPSMLIPKIIEGFPCKPPRTLHKIPLLDLLKTDPRYIPSPPSFSFNDFLLYPNGGCEAQSLEGLKKVALSRCNYRKLVGLFLMELHKGQQTEVSKQLMSTEKLPEAKTRIPQKQIICELAALIRMEVQAQMMCRRSCVGDGTCRSEQKSVEIWVPPGERQAVQKQENVYPGTEVILNSVTTKNFQGSRRTHSPFRHCGEAISPSELAILDCLTEGGKALTLKAHFIALLPDLTPLAQSLLYLNLSFNDFTIFPVEVYELTQLEVLKMRDNPIEEIPTGIHRLTRLKTFVISFCKITSLPPELYQLPTLQFLDVSYNLLSSLTNEIRKLRTLEYLNVEGNQLPGLPCGALRLSLTQLRISNNYMHPYFWKSCSQNSPQELQHSATMTLSLTDTCLRYASLPPEAQMALSRVGVCDCCRGPMYGPGLKVIRPCYNIFGLHRVPFIFNACTPACHWNFKNQTKSLSSVLYGEDTTHNSEQVTRL
- the LOC121536956 gene encoding GDP-Man:Man(3)GlcNAc(2)-PP-Dol alpha-1,2-mannosyltransferase; this encodes MAGHDHHHDYLSLCLCDLIRLLWSMVLPCVYLSLVLTLLLFLLVMGVRIWLQRSRKARLAQDSTPTVAFFHPYCNAGGGGERVLWCALRALQNRYPNVSFVVYTGDQGVTGEQILEGARQRFNIRLPHQVTFIFLKNRLLVEASSYPHFTLLGQSMGSMFLGWEALTAFVPDLYMDSMGYAFTLPIFRYLGGCRVGSYVHYPTVSTDMLSMVRERNPRFNNADYVSANPLLSTAKVMYYCAFALIYGLAGSCSDVVMVNSTWTLGHILALWRTPSRTGVVYPPCDVRSFLNIPLEDEVEGEGLDDRKCHSIVSVGQFRPEKDHQLQIRAFRKLLDRKGVGPGGRESLRLVLIGGCRNQEDDDRVLMLRGLCQELGVTERVEFKLNVPFDELKRELVDATIGLHTMWNEHFGIGVVECMAAGTVILAHKSGGPKLDIVVPYEGGQTGFLADSEDSYAAAMETILALSPSARLEIRRNARRSVDRFSDQEFDASFLSSMEYLMGKLE